A region of the Zonotrichia leucophrys gambelii isolate GWCS_2022_RI chromosome 14, RI_Zleu_2.0, whole genome shotgun sequence genome:
CCGCAGGTGGGGCTCCCCGAGGAGCTGGTGAAGCGCTGCGTGCAGCAGCTGGGCCTGGCCCTCGACTACATGCACAGCAAGAGCCTGGTGCACCGGGACATCAAACCGGAGAACGTGCTGCTCTTCGACCGCGACTGCCGCCGCGTCAAGCTGGCGGATTTCGGCATGACGCGCAAGGTGGGCTGCCGGGTCAAGCGCATCAGCGGCACCATCCCCTACACGGCGCCCGAGGTGTGCCAGGCCGGCCGCGCCGAGGGCTTCGCCGTGGACACCAGCATCGACGTCTGGGCCTTTGGGGTGCTCATCTTCTGCGTGCTCACCGGCAACTTCCCCTGGGAGGCGGCCGTGGCGTCCGACGCCTTCTTCGAGGAGTTCGTGCGGTGGCAGAAGGGGCGGCTGGCGGGGCTGCCCTCGCAGTGGCGCCGCTTCACGGACAGCGCCCTGCGCATGTTCCAGCGCCTGCTGGCCCTCGACCCCGAGAAGCGCTGCCCCGTCAAGGAGGTTTTCTACTTCATCAAGTGCGACCTCATGGCCGAGGTGCGGTGCCGGCCCTCGTACCGCTCCCGCAAGCACGCCAGGGACAAGCTCCCGGCCGGGCCGCACTGCCACGAGGCCGGCGGCTCCTGCACCCCCGCCCCGCTCAAGAGGACCGTCCTGACCGAGGGGAGCGGAGCGGCCCGCCCCGAGCCCGGCGCagccgccccgggcccggccaGCAGGACAGACGGACGGCAGGACAAGGGCAAGGGGCAGATGGTCCTGGCCACAGCAATAGAGATCTGCGTGTGACGGCGGCGCGACCCGCCCGTCCCCCGCCCCGGGGACAGCGATGGGGGAGCACGCCGTGGTGGCGGCACGAGCCGGGACCGGGCTCTGggtttcccaaaggaaaaaacaaacaaaaggaaaagcaacacgatggaagaggaaaaggacagAACTGGTTGCGCTCCGTAGCGCCGAGTATGCCGATCCCCCCGCCCCGCCTGGGCGAGGCCCGTGGCCGGGGCGCAGCCGAGGGCGCCGCTCGCTGCTGGGGAGGCCgggggcacccacagccctggcacggcTGTGCTGCCCCTCCGAGGCTCCCCGGGGCACGGGGAGGGGTCTCCCAGGGCGGGGGGAAGAGTCGGGGGCAGCGGCGATGCAcgggctctgccccagccctgctcaccccGCCCGGAGCGGGAAGGCCGATGACCCTGCTCGGTGGAGGAGGCctttgggggtttgggtgggtgGTGATTTGCCCTCTTCCGCCGGTCCCTGCCGCGCTGTGGGACCGGGAGGGCGCGGGGAGGCGGGTGACGGGGAGCCGGGGGTCGCCAGCAGCCCCCGACCCCGGCGGCCCCGGCTGCCTCCCTGCCGTGGGAGGTGCTGGCAGCCATTGATGTAGCAAGTGTCCCTGTGTGCGTGTCGTTGTGTGTCCCAGCCGCTGCcatggcagcccctgccccgggCCGGTGCCGGCCGTGCCGCAGGGTGGGTGCTCGGGCCGGGCTGGCTCTGCCGTGCCGCTGTCCCCTGTGCAGCCCCTTTGTACCCAGGGAGCGGGGCAGGTGGCAGCGGTGCCCCCAGGCTGGCCTGCACAGcccatgggcagggcagggagctccgAGCGCTCTCCCGCGGGCCCGCCCgcctctctgtgctgtccccatcACCCCTCCTCGCTGTCACCCCTTCCCCACCCTGTCACCTCCC
Encoded here:
- the SBK1 gene encoding serine/threonine-protein kinase SBK1 isoform X3, encoding MDSFCFVCFQKEELQPLHLHSATMSAGSIEQEPSRKLGCCGVPLITEDMQSLAIRTLSGTDITKHYDLIRELGKGTYGKVDLVSHKSTGTKMALKFVNKSKTKLKNFLREFSITNTLSSSPFIIKVFDVVFETEDCYVFAQEYAPGGDLFDIIPPQVGLPEELVKRCVQQLGLALDYMHSKSLVHRDIKPENVLLFDRDCRRVKLADFGMTRKVGCRVKRISGTIPYTAPEVCQAGRAEGFAVDTSIDVWAFGVLIFCVLTGNFPWEAAVASDAFFEEFVRWQKGRLAGLPSQWRRFTDSALRMFQRLLALDPEKRCPVKEVFYFIKCDLMAEVRCRPSYRSRKHARDKLPAGPHCHEAGGSCTPAPLKRTVLTEGSGAARPEPGAAAPGPASRTDGRQDKGKGQMVLATAIEICV
- the SBK1 gene encoding serine/threonine-protein kinase SBK1 isoform X4: MSAGSIEQEPSRKLGCCGVPLITEDMQSLAIRTLSGTDITKHYDLIRELGKGTYGKVDLVSHKSTGTKMALKFVNKSKTKLKNFLREFSITNTLSSSPFIIKVFDVVFETEDCYVFAQEYAPGGDLFDIIPPQVGLPEELVKRCVQQLGLALDYMHSKSLVHRDIKPENVLLFDRDCRRVKLADFGMTRKVGCRVKRISGTIPYTAPEVCQAGRAEGFAVDTSIDVWAFGVLIFCVLTGNFPWEAAVASDAFFEEFVRWQKGRLAGLPSQWRRFTDSALRMFQRLLALDPEKRCPVKEVFYFIKCDLMAEVRCRPSYRSRKHARDKLPAGPHCHEAGGSCTPAPLKRTVLTEGSGAARPEPGAAAPGPASRTDGRQDKGKGQMVLATAIEICV
- the SBK1 gene encoding serine/threonine-protein kinase SBK1 isoform X2, which codes for MAVTGPDPALHLEHLHWESSAWPSVIGFAEENPAARQAAVPWARSCATMSAGSIEQEPSRKLGCCGVPLITEDMQSLAIRTLSGTDITKHYDLIRELGKGTYGKVDLVSHKSTGTKMALKFVNKSKTKLKNFLREFSITNTLSSSPFIIKVFDVVFETEDCYVFAQEYAPGGDLFDIIPPQVGLPEELVKRCVQQLGLALDYMHSKSLVHRDIKPENVLLFDRDCRRVKLADFGMTRKVGCRVKRISGTIPYTAPEVCQAGRAEGFAVDTSIDVWAFGVLIFCVLTGNFPWEAAVASDAFFEEFVRWQKGRLAGLPSQWRRFTDSALRMFQRLLALDPEKRCPVKEVFYFIKCDLMAEVRCRPSYRSRKHARDKLPAGPHCHEAGGSCTPAPLKRTVLTEGSGAARPEPGAAAPGPASRTDGRQDKGKGQMVLATAIEICV
- the SBK1 gene encoding serine/threonine-protein kinase SBK1 isoform X1, which gives rise to MGWEGVRWAGTGWDGMKWDGMGQDGTPWPCSPTEAVPPVPCSATMSAGSIEQEPSRKLGCCGVPLITEDMQSLAIRTLSGTDITKHYDLIRELGKGTYGKVDLVSHKSTGTKMALKFVNKSKTKLKNFLREFSITNTLSSSPFIIKVFDVVFETEDCYVFAQEYAPGGDLFDIIPPQVGLPEELVKRCVQQLGLALDYMHSKSLVHRDIKPENVLLFDRDCRRVKLADFGMTRKVGCRVKRISGTIPYTAPEVCQAGRAEGFAVDTSIDVWAFGVLIFCVLTGNFPWEAAVASDAFFEEFVRWQKGRLAGLPSQWRRFTDSALRMFQRLLALDPEKRCPVKEVFYFIKCDLMAEVRCRPSYRSRKHARDKLPAGPHCHEAGGSCTPAPLKRTVLTEGSGAARPEPGAAAPGPASRTDGRQDKGKGQMVLATAIEICV